The genomic window TGCACCCAGTCGTGTCCAGTGCAGCTTGGGTGTGGCTCAGGTGCGACAACAAATAAATTGCTCTCTTTTCCATTGAACcattgataaaatcataaatttgTTAATCATTAATTGCTATTTTTATTACTTGTGAACAATTTTATTGCTATATTGTTTGTAGATGATTTTATATATTCCCTTGCCACACCTGCAACCGTATGAGCAACCCCACCAGCACTCACACCCCACACCTGTGCGACATACCTTCAGTATTTATGTTATTATGCATCGAATAATCAATATACATCCAGCATAGAATGTCAAAATTCCAACTGATCCACATATAAATAATACCATAAAGACTAAGTaaaatatcaaaagaagaaattgtaCCTCATTGTATGTGGTTCTACCCTTGCTCTCCACCTTTTCACATACTGAGAATTAACACAAACATGTTACCTGATAAATTTATGCAGAATTACAAAAAGGGCAAGAAAGGACAACCATAAACAGTTCAAGCACattacaacattttcatgattttttcctATTAATTGGTCCCATTCATACTCCAACATTACTATAATTATGCCTACTTAAAAATATGCCAATTATGCACAATGCAGAAATCCTAGCATGCTTCCACAGCTTTAGTAGTTAACATGAATGAGTCAGCAGTTTCAAATACCAAAAAATGGAGGGAAAATCatgccaaagaaaaaaaaaaaatcgaacgTCCAATATCTTAAATTCACCTCTCATGCTGAATTGCCGAAGCCCCCTCCCGCTCTTATCTCCCGTCACAGCCCTGGtccccctctttttcttcttcccactGCCATCACAAGAACGACGGGAAGTCACAAAACCAATACAGCAATTACAGTTATCAATCACGGAGGCAAGCAATTCAAGCCTCGCAAACCCAACTACTCCCCCCTCTGGCACTCTAACCCCCCAAAACTCCACAAATTACACATCAAGGGAGACCGCCGCAGAGACTGTCCGCATACCCGACATTGGATGGGAACGCCTCGTCATCGCCATGGATATCAAGATGGTTCAACCGAGCGAAGGCTCCTTCGTCGGCAGCAGGTGTCATGGCGACGGCCGGCTCGCTACGGCTAGTCGGCGACCCGCCGGCGCTGCCACTGGTGGAGAGGGACACGGACTGACCCTGCCCGGTCCACGACCGCGCCACCCTTTGGAAATTGGCGTTGCTCTCGCCGCCATCGCCCTCGTTCAGGGACTGATCCCCGTTCCCGCCGTTCGCCATGACTGCAAAGCTCAAaaggatccaaatcccaacccTAGCCCTAATTAGGGTTTCGAAGATCGAATTTCCGCGCCAAGATGAACGTGAAAAGaagcacagagagagaaaagaggtaTAAGAAGAGAGATGATAGGAAAAAAGGAAGTGAGAGAAGAAAGGAGGAGATTTGCAGCGAAGAGAAAGAGCACGCTCTGTCTTCGTCTTCTCCCCTTTTcctcctctctcactctctctcctttgAACGGTGAAAGCAGGCGAGGAATTCGCGTGGGAGGATGGTGGGATCATGCTGAATTACAGAACTGGCCTTCGAAAATTTCATACTTCTCTCATCACCACTAAACGACGCAACGTTCTCAACGGCTCGTCCCGGTTGGTTGGGGAAGACCGAAAAGAGAGCGACTGCAGCGACCTGGCTTAGTCAGGTGAGCTTCGTGTATGCACGTCTAAGCGGATGGCTGTAAGTGTTTGATTataaaaatgcatgaatcaatAACTTAAAAGCATAATGTGattataaaaattgttttaaaatctaacaattatttattataaaaatgcatgaatcaatAACTTAAAAGCATAATGTGATTATAAAagttgttttaaaatctaaCAATTAAACGctgtaatttttttcattcttgaaacacatgttaTAAGTGTTTTAAGAACGTAATGTTCTTTTTATTAAATATCACTTTAAATTCATGAGAGAGATATCACGAATGAGCAGAAGTCCCTCTCCTTTCTTCTGTTCCTGAATGTAGGATTTTTGAATTCCACTGCAACCCTATGGGGGGATCACCCTGATATCTTATTAACAAAGTGATATGAGATGAGAGAATTGAATTGATGACGAGGTTTTTACTGGCGGCAAGGCAACTCACATTCAAGGGGCTCAAGGTTAATATCTCACAGTCGTTGTCTTGATTCAGTATAGTTTCACCTATGCTTCAAAACAAACTAGTATCTTGAAATCATAAGGGTATGGCCTGGAGATTTTAAGGCTAAAGTGGTTTTTCTTAAGTAAACATTAAGATAAAAAATTAGAGTCCAATAAAACTTGATGGTATCAATGCGTAAGATCATTATATCTCTCACATAATATCACAAAACTCGACCACTCAAATTTCCACCAAAAGTTAACCGATGGTGAGTTCTTCAACCGAACAAATGGGAGATAGTGAGAGATAGCACTACGAGGAAAATGGAACTGAGGATGTCAAAAAGTAATTGGTTGCTGCCTTGATGGCAGCAGCTCTAGATGAAGACAATGAATTGCTaatcttgaatttctcctttgcCTCACTTATAATGAATCACCAGTGTGTTTTTGATATAGCATCATTTTCTAGGGTATGTTTTTGCAGTATTTTCACTCGCTTCCAAAATTTGGTGTACTTTTTTCATCTAAAATGAGAGAGAACGGTGAAATTCTGTGGTGCCATCTGGGCTCACTTAAACAGTATTATACAGGAAAGGACAATCTTCATCGTACTTAACCGAGTTGAAGAATGTCCCATCCATCAAAAGACACCCAAAGGAAAGATGTTCATATTCAACATGGATCTCTTGATATAAACTGGTAAAGATCGATTTAGCCTCATTCTTGCTactaaatttaaaagaaaaaaaaagggcaacATCACTTGTATGCACGGATTCCTACGCATCTATTTTGCTCCTTGTCAATCTCCATATAGTAGGAAAGACCTGTATACACATATTcttatgtgtatatgtacatacatatgcaaaACATATTCTAAGAAACTCGTCAACAGACAGAAACAAGCCTAATTTTTCCTTCACGGATTATCCCAAGAATTTTAcaaatcaatgagaaaaaaagagattacaAGTTAAACAATTAATGCATACATATTGTTACAAGGAAAGGCCTCCAATAGAACTGAATAGCTCTATAATCTGCAACATTTTTTATTACTCTACGAACATAGTTACATATGAAAATCGCCTAATCTCTACATGCATATGTTTGTTTTTATGCTCCTGCTATTTGTTATGATGCTAAGCAGACAACAGATAATATATGTCTACGACAGATAACACATGTTGTTGCTGTTAGAAAGCACTGGACTTGCGCCCATGGCTCTACGGCAGGAAGGATCTGCACCACTGCTTAAGAGTGCCTCTCCACtacttgagatgacaacatatTGAGGAGACTATTAACCGGCCAATGTAGGCAATGGTAGCTAACTGCAAGTTCAAAAagggaatgaaaatttcagttggGTGATAAGTGGTATAGAAGAGGCAAACCAGATGGTGCACACAACAGGGCTAGGTCACATTGATGCCCACTAGTCCTTTTATACATGCATTTTGttgctctgtgtgtgtgtgtatatatatatatatgattcatGTGCTTGCATTTATAACAAATATaacacatacatatgtatgtccTACTGTTGTGAGCTTGTTGCTACTGCATAGCAAGAccggaagaaagaaaataggcaAACTCAAATCTTCGACCACCATTTCCACAAAAATGGTTTTAGGAGGAAGGCAACTAATGTAGATTTATATACTTGAAAATATGGTAATACCGTATTTTTCCATGAGACCCAACACCATCTGTGACTTGCAATCATAGACGTTTGTCATTCTAAAAAATGAGTGTTACTGTACCTTAGAATTCTTATAGTATATGTCTTTGGGCATGATAGCAACATTCATACATTTTCTGAAGAAATAAATTatagattttcttgagaaattttCACAAACATTTGATATGCAACATATTACGTACTTAGCAAATAAAAAGAACGAAAGAACGAAAGAACTCAAATCGATTGAAATTACACTCATTCCCACCGTTCATAACCATTTAGCTGAACCCGCTGAATAAGTGTCTTGTTGCATTACTCCCATTCTTCCCTACCTTGTCCTCGTTGTTGCCCGCGAGCCTCTTGTTTCATTCATTCTCCATCGTCTGTCAAAATCTGAGAAACGGAATAGAAACAGAAATATGGTCCAGGCACAAcgcacaaagagagagagagagcgagcgagtGAGTGAGATTTACATGTTTGTAAGTAAGTTAATCAGAAATGATAACGACGttgtcttcttttgttcttcactCGAGCTTCAAGGAAAGACGGTTGTTACCTGTAAATACATGTTGAAAGATCAGAGAAATTTGCTCTAATTTTGCAGAAACCGACATAGCTCTGACGGAGGGGCTTTCGAGTAAGTTATGGTTCACAGATTCACATAGTTGTTATTCAGAATATTTTTCTGACTACCAATTAACTCTGCCGTTTGAACATCATGATGTCCACAGGCAACAACTTTTTCTCATCATAAACGGGTCAGATTGGTTAAATGTAGAGTGTTTAATGGCCGGGTCTTGATGGAATAAAATAGGGTTGCAAACGGGTCGGGATTTCGAACAGCTATTTATAAATGCATTAGAAGTAGATCCCAAAATGGATTCAGTACCATGTATATGAAGTGATAAATTTTCATACGACAACTAAGCTCATAATTTGGGGACCGTAGATGAAAGATGGTGATCGAGGCTTTTTTAACAATCTTGATCTTGATTCGGTTCGGTCCGGGTCGTGTTCCAAAAGCAGGCCAGCGGTAGACCTAAAGAGGTGGGTCGCTGGGTCCAGTGCCGAAATAACAGGCCGGGCGGAAGGGGGAAGCCAGCTGAGAAAGGAAGCCAAGTGGAAGGAAGAGGTCCACCTGCATTTCCAGCTGAAAAAGCAAGCAAACAGGAAGAAAGGGAACTTCTTTCTTtgtcgtttcttttttttattttgtttcttcatcttcatcttttcggctttatttatttataatttttcttttaccttttttagtttatatttCGCCTACTTTCCTTGCCTCTTtgtctgttctttttctttcttagtttTTCTTGTTATGACTTCCAACACCCGCGCGCTCAgagttgattttatttttatgttatttggCCATGCTCATGTTTGAGCATGTAATTGTTCTTAACATGCACTTGTACTCTTCGGTTACGGTTCTAAGTTTTTTAGACGTTCAGACTAATTCACCACAATCAATACTTGAAATGAATTACATTGTACGTTTGGGCGATTTTTTAAGTTTGGTGTTTGGTattaattcataaaatatgcACCTACGTGTTTCTATTAAGTTTGTTAGATTATTTATTGTGGAATTAATTTATGTCTAAAAGACTTTTTTATGCCACTTCGGATCAGAAGGCTGAAAATGACATTATGATGAAGAGATATTTCACATGTTATAGGGAAGTACCACATGCAGCAGAATTTATATTGCTATATACCTAAAAATATTTCTGATTTCCTAAACAAGCCCATGATGATCACGATCGAGAAGAACATAAAAGGATTGATCTCCGGGGCCCACACCAGTTCCTCTTCAAACTCCAGTCCCTTGTCTCGATCTCTAGCACCGGGAAAAACGAGAGGGGCAAACAAGGGAACCACAACCTATCGATCGGTCACAATATTAAAGAGCCAATGCTGTATTCAGGGGAAAAAGAATATCACTGAAGACGGGTAGCAGAGACCCTCTCCTCGTCCGTGAGAGCATGACGAAAGTGGCAGCGATGGCCGTATGGACAGGTCTCTCCGGCAACCACCATCTTGCAGAGCTCTGTTTTGTAGCGAGGGTGGCGGATGACAGGTCGAAGTTCCTCGATGCCGTGAGCGAACTGGCAGTGGTCGTTGTAGGGGCATTCCCCGCTCTGCTGCCACTTGTTGCATAACTCGGTCTTGAATGTCCCCTGCTTGAATGCCTCCACCTCCACTTCAGACGCCTCCTCCTTCCCGCTCGAAACGCGAACCCTCTGCTTCATTATTGACGCCAAGCGCACACAGCCAAACACAAATCTTACATGTTAATAGCCAAGTCAAATTGAGGTGCAccattaaatgaaactaaaagcCAGCTTAACCAAATATTTGTATGCGTGCAGATGTCTTCAGTTACTGAATACGCGGAAATTCCTAGTGCGATCAGGAACTTACTAACACTGTGAGCCTGCCACCCACGGCAGGACCTAAAGACCAAACTGCCATATTCAGCCATGAGGGATCAAAGGGAGAAGAGAAGTGTTGACAGTACACCCATCTGAGCTATGGGAACAGTTGTTCATGGTCTAGAGCACCCAATATAAGGATGATCTTCAATCATTTTCAGTTTTACGACGATTCTCTTGAGTTAAAATTTTCCATGCCATCCGCCATTTCACATGATCGATGGTCGATGGTGCTAGCGATTTGACCATATATGCCTCCCCGATCTTGCTTGATAAAGGTGTTATGTTAAAGAGACCGGGAACATGTCAAGAACCAAATCAAGTGCATTGTGGGACTCACGGTTTGAGTGACAGGTGCTTTACTGTAGGAGGGCAATGTCGCATACTTAGTGCAACGTGATCGCACCTAATCCGCCCCCACATTAGGTGAAGGCTCACCCGCTATATCATCCTCATTTCCCCCTTCATTCTCAAACTCATGATTGACCGCTGATGTGGATCAATATAGACCTGACGGAGGCCATCACTCAGTTTAATAAGCATAATATCAAaacattcaaaagaaaacatgcaCATATGACCCCTCAACATCCAACAAATGGATGGCGGTAGTAACCGTTtgcattgaaaattttatttttttggtcaaaaaatACGTTTCAGGTTTTGATTCAGGTAATGGGGACCCCGTTTAAGAAAATATGATACGAAGTTTCATACAGAAAGACCCGTTCCAAACCTACATGTGTGGTCTGCTCCCATTATTATGTAGACATGCCATTCTTTTGTCTGACATAACGAGCCAGATCAGATACGAAGGGTCCGGGGTTTAATTAGGTAACGAGGTTGGCGCTTGGATGCTCATCCGGTGGCAGCTAAAGGGGCATTAGTATAAAGTTTTCAACCTAAGGAAGCCATCACCCTTCCCTCCCCTCGCAGTAAAGCTCACCAAATAACCAACCGGTCCAAATCAATCGCCATCATCATGATTCTGGATGGTAGAAGATGATCGCCACAGCAAACACAACAAAACAAAACGTGAGGGGAAAGTAAAGCTTACCATCCCAGAAACCGGACTGGAGAGTCGGACTCGGCTCGGGTGATTTGAGATTCTCCCGCTCCTGCCTGGCTGGCTCATTTTCAGGAACCCTGCCGATCGAATAGCTATGCTTTTCGGAAGTGCGATACGACCGGTGCCGCTCGTCCCCGTCGACTCCGCCGCCGCTACCATGCGCGCATTATCGATGGGGGGAGGTTCCTCGAAGCTCAGCACGCTCGTTGGACTGCTGTCCGTCAATCCAGCAGGAAGCCCTCCTCCCAGGGTGTCATCTTCAATGTTGAGCCGCTGGAATTCAGCGAGAAAAGGAACAGAAGAGGAGGCAGGATAAGCGAGGTATCCTTGACTCCAGAACGAGCTGTTGAACATGCTGAGCTTCCGCGTGAGATCCGCGTTTGCCTCCCGAAGCATTTCGTTTTCTTCTCGTAGAGCAGCAACCTCCATGGCTGCCTCCCGCAGGCGCCAATGGTACCTCTCAGCCATCTCCTTATAGTTGAAAGTTAAGCAAGTCAAGGTGCTGATATCCTCTTGCCGTGGAGAAGTAGGCTCCGGGGCGATGGTAATGGCGGTGCTGTACCCTGAGGTACGGGCGGCACCGCTGCTTGAGCTGTTTGTTGGCTCCATCCGTTGTCGTTTCCTCAACAAAACCTGCAATGCATTGGCCGGTCATATATGTTCGTCGTTCGAATATTATATTCATTAGAGAAGATCAGGCGTATTAACtcatctgaatccaaaaacGAACGAGAAAGGTTGAGATGTAAGTAAACAAGAGAAACCTCAAGGAAGGAAGCATATGTAACAAGAAAACAACGAATAACTAACGAGAAATTTCAGCCAAAGGGGGAAAAGTAAAACTCAGAATAGGAACGAACAAAGGACCGACAATTTCCTCAAGAAACGGAGGTCGAATCGCATGAACAAAGGGAAATGCGCTAGAAAGTCGATACCTGAACCAGAAATCCTTCAAATACCCAGGCTCAGAGCGTCGATTAAAACCCAAAACATGATTCGTTGTCACCCTTCTCGAAAGAAAGCCATAAGTAAGAGGAAAAACCACAGACGAAAAGGAAGATTTCAGCGCTTCAACAACGACGCTCGTAGAAGAATCCAAAAACTTCAAcgaattttagaattaaaatacCGAACACAAAAAACCTTCCAAACTTCGCCCCTCTTCCCGTTCAGTAACAGCAGTTCTTAAAACACACAGCAAGCAATCGAATAAAAGCAGCAGCTCACGGAGCAAAGTAaaacaacgagagagagagagaaagagagaaatgagaaaaagagataaCGATTCGCACCTCAGAGCTC from Nymphaea colorata isolate Beijing-Zhang1983 chromosome 6, ASM883128v2, whole genome shotgun sequence includes these protein-coding regions:
- the LOC116256366 gene encoding zinc finger CCCH domain-containing protein 15-like isoform X2; the encoded protein is MEPTNSSSSGAARTSGYSTAITIAPEPTSPRQEDISTLTCLTFNYKEMAERYHWRLREAAMEVAALREENEMLREANADLTRKLSMFNSSFWSQGYLAYPASSSVPFLAEFQRLNIEDDTLGGGLPAGLTDSSPTSVLSFEEPPPIDNARMVAAAESTGTSGTGRIALPKSIAIRSAGFLKMSQPGRSGRISNHPSRVRLSSPVSGMRVRVSSGKEEASEVEVEAFKQGTFKTELCNKWQQSGECPYNDHCQFAHGIEELRPVIRHPRYKTELCKMVVAGETCPYGHRCHFRHALTDEERVSATRLQ
- the LOC116256366 gene encoding zinc finger CCCH domain-containing protein 15-like isoform X1 gives rise to the protein MEPTNSSSSGAARTSGYSTAITIAPEPTSPRQEDISTLTCLTFNYKEMAERYHWRLREAAMEVAALREENEMLREANADLTRKLSMFNSSFWSQGYLAYPASSSVPFLAEFQRLNIEDDTLGGGLPAGLTDSSPTSVLSFEEPPPIDNARMVAAAESTGTSGTGRIALPKSIAIRSAGFLKMSQPGRSGRISNHPSRVRLSSPVSGMQRVRVSSGKEEASEVEVEAFKQGTFKTELCNKWQQSGECPYNDHCQFAHGIEELRPVIRHPRYKTELCKMVVAGETCPYGHRCHFRHALTDEERVSATRLQ